Proteins co-encoded in one Pseudophryne corroboree isolate aPseCor3 chromosome 1, aPseCor3.hap2, whole genome shotgun sequence genomic window:
- the RPS15 gene encoding small ribosomal subunit protein uS19, giving the protein MADVEQKKKRTFRKFTYRGVDLDQLLDMSYEQIMQLYCARQRRRLNRGLRRKQNSLLKRLRKAKKEAPPMEKPEVIKTHLRDMIILPEMVGSMVGVYNGKSFNQVEIKPEMIGHYLGEFSITYKPVKHGRPGIGATHSSRFIPLK; this is encoded by the exons ATG GCGGACGTTGAGCAGAAGAAGAAGAGGACCTTCAGGaagttcacatacagaggagtggaTCTGGACCAGTTGCTGGATATGTCCTA TGAACAGATCATGCAGCTGTATTGTGCCCGTCAGCGCCGGCGTTTGAACAGAGGTTTGCGCCGTAAGCAGAACTCCCTTCTGAAGCGTCTGCGAAAGGCCAAGAAGGAAGCCCCTCCCATGGAGAAACCAGAAGTCATCAAGACTCACTTGAGAGATATGATTATCTTGCCAGAAATGGTTGGCAGCATGGTGGGAGTGTACAATGGCAAATCCTTTAACCAAGTTGAAATCAAG CCTGAGATGATTGGCCATTACTTGGGCGAGTTTTCTATCACTTACAAGCCTGTGAAACACGGCAGGCCCGGTATTGGTGCCACCCACTCCTCTCGGTTCATTCCACTGAAGTAA